A genomic window from Silene latifolia isolate original U9 population chromosome Y, ASM4854445v1, whole genome shotgun sequence includes:
- the LOC141628923 gene encoding protein FAR1-RELATED SEQUENCE 5-like: MSDPTSNVTSSSCNDIHVSAIIYKDSNDILESSISSTVHIEPPDASSSTPHVEQHSVPSRVHQLLLDSTPGGSELWSRKVAVEFKPHIGQFFVTLEEAISFYDLYAEACCFESRKYSQKRFVSSDVQYKFVDCNREGFRDRKRKAIVLDSGKEQATPRPFDIRNTKLTRIGCTAMIEFRYNGDGYVVFQFREWHNHRLCSLRNLQFQKIHKNLHLYHKKKIIDHSRVNQGPTMAFRNVKEYVDGYENVGAQLVDFKNFGRDIKCFIGDRDAQLFVNHFEDKRDTTEGFYFAYEVVSGKCLVCAFWCDAESRRNYALFGDYITYDPT; encoded by the exons ATGTCTG ATCCTACAAGTAATGTCACTTCTTCTTCCTGCAATGATATTCATGTGTCTGCAATTATCTATAAGGATAGTAACGATATTCTTGAGTCTTCAATTTCTTCTACTGTACATATTGAACCACCTGATGCATCTAGCTCTACTCCacatgttgaacaacattctgtCCCTTCTCGTGTGCATCAACTACTTTTGGACTCCACACCTGGTGGTAGTGAATTGTGGTCAAGGAAAGTTGCAGTTGAGTTTAAACCTCATATTGGACAGTTTTTTGTGACGTTGGAAGAAGCTATTAGTTTTTATGATCTGTATGCAGAAGCATGTTGTTTTGAATCTAGGAAGTATTCCCAAAAAAGGTTTGTTTCTAGTGATGTGCAGTATAAATTTGTTGATTGTAACCGTGAAGGTTTTAGAGATCGCAAGAGGAAGGCTATTGTTTTAGATAGTGGAAAGGAGCAGGCAACTCCCAGGCCATTTGATATTAGGAACACTAAACTAACTAGGATTGGGTGTACTGCTATGATTGAGTTTCGCTATAATGGGGATGGGTATGTTGTTTTCCAGTTTCGTGAGTGGCATAATCACCGTCTTTGTTCACTTAGAAATCTACAATTTCAAAAAATACACAAGAACCTCCATCTTTACCATAAAAAGAAAATTATTGATCATTCAAGGGTTAATCAAGGCCCAACAATGGCATTTAGAAATGTCAAGGAATATGTAGATGGCTATGAGAATGTTGGAGCTCAACTGGTTGATTTTAAGAATTTTGGAAGGGATATCAAATGTTTCATAGGAGACCGGGATGCTCAACTGTTTGTTAACCATTTTGAGGATAAACGTGATACCACTGAAGGTTTTTACTTTGCTTATGAGGTGGTTTCTGGGAAATGTTTGGTTTGTGCGTTTTGGTGTGATGCAGAGTCTCGTAGAAACTATGCTTTGTTTGGTGATTACATCACTTATGATCCAACTTAA